A genomic region of Barnesiella viscericola DSM 18177 contains the following coding sequences:
- a CDS encoding patatin-like phospholipase family protein: MKRILLLLLVLWCGWAQVSAQTVGLVLSGGGAKGIAHIGIIKALEENNVPIDYVAGTSMGAIVGAWYAMGYTPDDMLNLILSDDFSLWSRGIFDERYVYYFKKPDPSPEMVNFNIALQDSSKFETHFLPNSLINPFPMNYAFMSLFAPYTAQCDGNFDKLFIPFRAVASDVYHKRELVLRDGDLGDAVRASMSFPFVFKPIEIDSVLVYDGGIYNNFPVDVMKNDFNPDVIIGSIVAAKIDKPKEDDLINQIENMVMQKSDYTLDPEDGILMRFDLSDVGLLDFPKARQIAKIGYDYAMELMDSIKSRIPRELSQETRQLQRMVFKSQTPDLVFNSVSVEGGNHQQKEYIKRQFESDEPFTDEDAKASYYKTISDGKISDLIPHARYDKASGMFNLDIKAKVHDQLSVGMGGFISSTSSNQICIGAHYRTVSLNSLDLDLTGQIGQSYTSGILSARFDLKTAIPMYLKMQAVASKQKFYQNETLFYSDRMPSFVTQSEQYVKLRLGLPFLTSSKAVVSVGYGSMTDRYYQSNTVDFSSNEQDRSRYNLFVASMKFDRNNLNSYMYPTAGTDCSVLGLLAYGKEHFNPYNTDLQPNSTQTLSWLQLEGNIHTYIPLGNKFVLGLRGKAVVSSKGLLSNYTSTLAQAPAFTPTPHSQTIFNPAFRSTQYLAAGVIPIWKILNNLQFRNEFYLFAPFRQIYEGENYEPYYGKAFTKYHFMGESSLVLNLSFASISLYANYYDYPARNWNFGINIGLLVFSPKFLQ; encoded by the coding sequence ATGAAACGGATTTTGCTGCTGCTTTTGGTCTTGTGGTGCGGCTGGGCTCAGGTGTCGGCTCAGACGGTGGGACTCGTGTTGAGTGGTGGCGGCGCCAAGGGTATTGCCCACATCGGCATCATTAAGGCGCTTGAAGAGAACAACGTGCCCATTGACTACGTGGCCGGTACCTCGATGGGGGCCATCGTGGGAGCCTGGTATGCCATGGGGTATACCCCCGACGACATGTTGAATCTGATTCTTTCCGACGATTTCAGCCTTTGGTCGCGGGGTATTTTCGATGAGCGCTACGTCTACTACTTCAAGAAACCCGACCCTTCGCCCGAAATGGTGAACTTCAATATCGCACTGCAAGACTCCTCCAAGTTCGAGACCCACTTCCTGCCCAACAGCCTCATCAATCCGTTCCCCATGAACTACGCCTTTATGAGTCTGTTCGCGCCCTATACGGCGCAGTGCGACGGCAATTTCGACAAGCTCTTCATTCCCTTCCGGGCCGTGGCCTCCGACGTCTACCACAAGCGCGAACTGGTTTTGCGCGATGGTGATCTGGGCGATGCCGTGCGGGCTTCGATGAGTTTCCCGTTCGTCTTCAAGCCTATCGAAATCGACAGCGTGCTGGTTTACGACGGCGGAATCTACAACAACTTCCCGGTCGACGTGATGAAAAACGATTTCAATCCCGATGTCATCATCGGCAGCATCGTGGCCGCCAAAATCGACAAGCCCAAGGAAGACGACCTTATCAACCAGATCGAAAACATGGTCATGCAGAAGAGCGACTATACGCTCGACCCCGAGGACGGAATCCTGATGCGCTTCGACCTGAGCGACGTGGGTCTGCTCGACTTTCCCAAGGCCCGGCAGATTGCCAAGATAGGATATGATTATGCCATGGAGCTGATGGACTCGATCAAGAGCCGCATTCCTCGCGAACTGTCGCAGGAGACCCGCCAGTTGCAGCGCATGGTGTTCAAGAGCCAGACGCCCGACCTCGTCTTTAACAGCGTGTCGGTCGAGGGCGGGAATCATCAGCAGAAGGAGTATATCAAGCGGCAGTTCGAGAGTGATGAACCTTTTACCGACGAAGATGCCAAAGCCTCGTACTACAAGACCATCTCCGACGGGAAAATATCCGACCTCATACCTCATGCCCGCTACGACAAGGCGAGCGGCATGTTCAACCTCGATATCAAGGCCAAGGTGCACGACCAGCTCTCGGTGGGCATGGGAGGCTTCATCTCGTCGACCAGCTCCAACCAGATCTGTATCGGAGCCCACTATCGCACGGTGAGCCTCAACTCGCTCGACCTCGATTTGACGGGGCAGATCGGGCAGTCCTACACCTCGGGTATTCTCTCGGCCCGCTTCGACTTGAAGACCGCCATACCCATGTATCTTAAAATGCAGGCTGTCGCCTCCAAGCAGAAGTTCTATCAAAACGAGACCCTCTTCTACTCCGACCGCATGCCCTCGTTCGTCACCCAGTCCGAACAGTATGTCAAGCTGCGGTTGGGCTTGCCCTTCCTCACCAGCTCGAAAGCCGTCGTGTCGGTAGGCTACGGCTCGATGACCGACCGCTATTACCAGTCCAATACCGTCGACTTCTCGTCCAACGAGCAAGACCGCAGCCGCTACAACCTATTTGTCGCTTCGATGAAATTCGACCGCAACAACCTCAACAGCTACATGTATCCCACGGCCGGTACCGACTGTTCGGTACTGGGGTTGCTCGCTTACGGCAAGGAGCATTTCAACCCCTACAATACCGACTTGCAGCCCAACAGCACGCAGACCCTCTCGTGGTTGCAACTCGAAGGGAATATCCACACCTATATTCCGCTGGGTAACAAGTTCGTGTTGGGACTCCGTGGGAAAGCCGTCGTGTCGAGCAAGGGGCTGTTGAGCAACTACACCTCCACTCTGGCACAGGCGCCGGCCTTTACCCCCACGCCTCACAGTCAGACCATTTTCAACCCTGCATTCCGTTCCACGCAATATCTGGCTGCGGGCGTCATACCCATTTGGAAAATCCTGAACAACCTGCAATTCCGCAACGAGTTCTATCTCTTTGCCCCCTTCCGTCAGATTTACGAGGGGGAAAACTACGAGCCCTATTACGGTAAGGCATTTACCAAATATCACTTCATGGGCGAGAGTTCGCTGGTGTTGAACCTCTCGTTTGCCTCGATCAGTCTTTATGCCAACTACTACGACTATCCCGCTCGCAACTGGAATTTCGGTATAAATATTGGTTTATTGGTATTTAGCCCTAAATTCCTGCAATAA
- a CDS encoding Sec-independent protein translocase subunit TatA/TatB, translating into MNTLAAILLLFGNLGTTEVIIIFVVILLLFGGKKIPELMHGLGKGVRSFKKGMNEIEEEINTPPAPDNKEKSKEEKK; encoded by the coding sequence ATGAATACACTCGCTGCGATATTGCTGCTTTTTGGTAACCTGGGAACCACCGAGGTGATTATTATCTTTGTTGTGATTCTGCTCCTGTTCGGCGGTAAGAAGATTCCCGAACTGATGCACGGCCTGGGAAAAGGGGTGCGCAGTTTCAAAAAGGGCATGAACGAAATCGAAGAGGAGATAAATACCCCTCCCGCTCCCGATAATAAAGAGAAATCGAAAGAAGAGAAAAAATAG
- the fabD gene encoding ACP S-malonyltransferase: MKAFVFPGQGAQFVGMGKDLYENNPVAKEMFDKANEILGFNITDLMFNGTDEDLRQTKVTQPAIFLHSVILAKTMGDAFDPDMVAGHSLGEFSALVAAGALSFEDGVRLVSARAQAMQKACEAHPSTMAAIIALPDEKVEEICASVAAEGEVCVAANYNCPGQIVISGSIEGINKACELMKAAGAKRALPLKVGGAFHSPLMEPARAELADAIAHTNFHTPKCPVYQNVNAQPQTDPEEIKKNLIAQLTAPVRWTQSVQNMIAAGADTFIEVGPGAVLQGLVKKISSAVTTSGVQ; this comes from the coding sequence ATGAAAGCATTTGTATTTCCCGGACAAGGGGCCCAGTTCGTAGGTATGGGTAAAGACCTCTACGAGAACAACCCCGTAGCCAAAGAGATGTTCGATAAGGCCAACGAGATATTGGGTTTCAATATCACCGACCTGATGTTTAACGGTACCGATGAGGACCTGCGTCAAACCAAGGTTACTCAGCCTGCTATCTTCCTGCACTCGGTCATTCTGGCCAAGACGATGGGCGACGCCTTCGACCCCGACATGGTTGCCGGTCACTCGCTGGGCGAGTTCTCGGCTCTGGTCGCTGCCGGAGCTCTCTCGTTTGAGGACGGCGTACGTCTGGTTTCGGCTCGTGCTCAGGCCATGCAGAAGGCTTGCGAAGCCCACCCCTCTACCATGGCAGCCATCATTGCCCTGCCTGATGAGAAAGTAGAAGAAATCTGCGCATCGGTAGCCGCCGAAGGCGAAGTTTGCGTGGCCGCCAACTACAACTGCCCGGGACAGATTGTGATTTCGGGAAGCATTGAAGGCATCAACAAGGCTTGCGAACTGATGAAAGCCGCCGGCGCCAAACGTGCCCTCCCGCTGAAAGTGGGTGGTGCCTTCCACTCGCCGCTGATGGAGCCCGCTCGTGCCGAATTGGCCGATGCTATTGCTCACACCAACTTCCACACGCCCAAGTGCCCCGTTTACCAGAACGTAAACGCTCAGCCGCAAACCGATCCCGAGGAGATTAAGAAGAACCTGATTGCTCAGTTGACGGCTCCCGTACGTTGGACTCAATCGGTTCAAAACATGATTGCCGCCGGTGCCGACACCTTCATCGAGGTAGGTCCCGGTGCCGTACTGCAAGGGTTGGTCAAGAAGATCTCTTCTGCCGTAACCACCTCGGGCGTACAGTAA
- a CDS encoding acyltransferase family protein, producing the protein MIKPLTSLRFVFAFLVFMSHMNLFPHEEPGFLWHLFYEGYAGVSFFFMLSGFILAYTYQQRLIDGTATVRSFYVARIARIYPLHLLALFVALFFLKFFNHPSPTDFFDLGINSFLLQSFIPGQEFLFNSVSWSLSDEAFFYALFPLIVFSTFRDRRRGTILFWSVLGCVIVVSAYLLRNHPWANWVLYINPLFRIFDFLLGIALYNLCLRWTPHPHISYTKLEWLALLLLLAAYGLAFFIPESFRQSVWYWIPMGLLIATFYFHQGAISRFLSHRLFVKLGEISFAFYLFHFQTIQGVRIVLDHLHLPVSLPGEFCLAFMATLVIAYIAHQYIEQPLNRLIRKRFSS; encoded by the coding sequence ATGATTAAACCCCTCACATCGCTACGATTCGTGTTTGCCTTTCTGGTGTTCATGAGCCACATGAACCTCTTCCCTCATGAAGAACCGGGGTTTCTGTGGCATCTCTTCTACGAAGGGTATGCCGGGGTGAGTTTCTTTTTCATGCTAAGCGGTTTTATCCTGGCCTACACCTACCAGCAACGGCTCATCGACGGCACAGCGACCGTGCGTTCATTCTACGTGGCCCGTATAGCCCGCATCTACCCACTGCATCTGCTGGCCCTGTTCGTAGCACTCTTTTTCTTGAAGTTCTTCAACCACCCGTCGCCGACCGACTTTTTCGACCTGGGTATTAACTCTTTTCTGTTGCAGAGCTTCATACCGGGGCAGGAGTTTCTGTTCAACTCCGTGAGTTGGAGCCTCTCGGACGAGGCCTTCTTCTACGCCCTCTTTCCCCTGATTGTCTTTTCGACGTTCCGAGACCGACGCCGGGGTACCATACTCTTTTGGAGTGTGCTGGGGTGCGTCATCGTCGTCTCGGCCTATCTGCTACGCAACCACCCATGGGCCAACTGGGTGCTCTACATCAATCCGCTTTTCCGCATCTTCGATTTCCTGTTGGGCATTGCGCTCTATAACCTTTGCCTCCGATGGACCCCTCACCCTCACATCAGTTACACGAAACTAGAATGGCTGGCCCTGCTCCTTCTCCTGGCGGCATACGGGTTAGCTTTCTTCATACCGGAATCTTTCCGTCAAAGCGTGTGGTACTGGATTCCCATGGGATTGCTCATCGCCACATTTTACTTTCATCAGGGGGCTATCTCCCGTTTCCTCTCCCACCGGCTGTTTGTCAAACTGGGAGAAATCAGCTTTGCCTTCTACCTGTTTCATTTCCAGACCATACAAGGGGTGAGAATTGTTCTCGACCATCTGCACCTGCCGGTCTCGCTCCCCGGAGAATTCTGTCTGGCTTTTATGGCCACCCTGGTTATTGCCTATATCGCCCACCAATATATCGAACAGCCGCTGAACCGCCTCATTCGCAAGCGTTTCTCGTCCTAA
- the tatC gene encoding twin-arginine translocase subunit TatC → MSNELKEMSFWEHVEDLRKVILRSVGAIILLAIVFFALMPHIFDSVILAPCHSDFVLYRWLCALNQHMAILPDFCNDQFEVKLINIQLASQFFIHMSTSMWLALLVAFPYVIYQLWSFVSPGLYAGEKRHARGAFLAGNIMFFIGIAVGYFLVFPLTLRFLAEYQVSEMVPNQISLDSYMNNFLTLNFIMGLVFELPLLCWILSNMGLITRQFFKTYRRHAIVILLILAAFITPSSDPFTLSVVFIPLYALYEISAWVVKPAPKEEEEERTDSND, encoded by the coding sequence ATGAGCAACGAATTGAAAGAGATGAGTTTTTGGGAACACGTCGAAGACTTGCGCAAGGTCATTCTGCGCTCGGTCGGCGCCATCATTCTACTGGCCATCGTCTTTTTCGCCCTCATGCCCCACATCTTCGACAGCGTGATTCTGGCTCCCTGCCACTCCGATTTCGTGCTGTACCGCTGGTTGTGTGCCCTTAACCAGCACATGGCTATTCTCCCCGATTTCTGCAACGACCAGTTCGAGGTGAAACTCATCAACATACAACTGGCCTCCCAGTTCTTTATCCACATGAGTACCTCCATGTGGCTGGCCTTGCTGGTAGCTTTCCCCTATGTCATCTACCAGTTGTGGAGCTTCGTCAGCCCGGGACTCTACGCCGGCGAGAAGCGCCACGCCCGAGGGGCCTTTCTGGCGGGAAACATCATGTTTTTCATCGGTATCGCCGTCGGGTACTTCCTGGTATTCCCCCTCACCCTGCGATTCCTGGCCGAGTACCAGGTGAGCGAAATGGTTCCCAACCAAATCTCGCTCGACTCCTACATGAACAACTTCCTCACACTCAATTTCATCATGGGATTGGTATTTGAGTTGCCGCTCCTCTGCTGGATACTCTCAAACATGGGGCTCATCACCCGGCAGTTTTTCAAGACCTACCGGCGGCATGCTATCGTCATTCTGCTCATCTTGGCCGCCTTCATTACCCCGTCGAGCGACCCTTTCACCCTGTCGGTAGTCTTTATTCCGCTCTATGCCCTCTACGAAATCAGTGCCTGGGTGGTCAAACCGGCGCCGAAAGAAGAGGAAGAAGAGAGAACCGACTCCAACGATTAA